The Brassica oleracea var. oleracea cultivar TO1000 chromosome C7, BOL, whole genome shotgun sequence sequence ATAGAAAGCGTTACAGGAAGTTAATCGGCTTCATCAGGATGAAAGGGACAGCGTATCTAAGGTGAACTTCATTTTGTACTCAGACATACAAAACCTTGGGCCTGGACGAAAAAACCTGATATAATCCCAAATAAAAGACTTGGTCTTGGTATAAATCTTGAAAGAACCCATAATAGTTTTGAGAACGATTTTTGAGAACCTCTGTTTCCAATTTATTGGGCTGAAACCCAGTCCGAAATGACACGGCAATTTGATTAGCTAGAAATATTTGTGTCCATGTGGCAGTGCTTAGAAAATTCTAATTTAGCTGCTTTTATACAGTAGTGATGTAAATAATATATATATGCTGAGAAAAAAATATATATATATATTTAATCAATCAAAATACATAAACCAATAATTTCTTAATCAATAATTTCAAAAGTTTAGCCGGTTATCTCTCACTTCTGGTCGAAGGGTTGATGGAAAAAATCGTTGTTTCAGTTATCCGTCACCCAAACTAGAAACCAAAAACAAAAAAATATGATTCAACCATATACACACGAAAAAACCATATAATATACATTCATATATGATTAACAAATACTTGAAATGAAGAATTTGGATTGTTCTGAAAAATCCATCAAAAACTCCTCCACTAACTCCTCCAGCAACTTAAACTCTACTTCTTCTCCCATGGAATCCATTTCCAACCTCAAACTCTCCGGTGAACCAATCTCCGCCACTTCCATCCTCACCACTCTATTCACCGCCAAACTGCTCAAGTCTCCGTCTTCATCCCACCACCGATCCACCACCCTTCCATTACCCTTTAAACATTCTTGCATCCGGTTTATTGCATAAGCCCCCAACGTCTTGCCAGAGAGAATCTTGAGACCACGAGGTCCGAGATAGCTCGGTGTCAGCTCCAAAAGCAGCGTGTTGACGAGGTCGAACACAAGCTGCTTCACGTTGGTTCCTAGTCTTTGATGTTCTGCCGAGTTCGCGTAGATGCCTCTCAAAGATGGGTCTAGTGGGCTTTCTACGGAATGCCATTTAGACAAAAGGTATGACGACAATGACTCTGACTCTTCATCTAGATCAGCTGCTGATAAGAGTGCGTTGACAAGGAGACGCAAGTCTTCTTCCTCCTCCTCTCTTGTGGAAAGAGTAGAGCGTTTTGATGAGTAGCACCGAGATACTGCTGAGTCGTCGAATGAAAAACTCCGACCAATGGAGGGAGATTTGCCTAGTAAGTTGGATCTCATGGACATCATCATCTCCGGTTCTGTTTTTTCCAAGATTGTTTTGGTTTATAATATGAAACAGGGAAAAGAAAAAGAGTGAACCTTTAGATGAAACCTTACCAAGAGAAGAGGAGGATGATCTATTCAAAACAGAGGAATTAAAAAAGATTCCATCATCTTCATCAAAAGAAGTTTCCAAGACTGAAACTGGACTCGGCTCATCACGCCACTCCCTAGAGTTTCCAAAAGTTGCTGACCTTGCAATTGATAAGCCTGCCTGTTGAGATACAAAAAACATATTTGTTTAAAAGAATACACACCACATGAATGTGATTTTTAATATGCAAATGTGTGTTTATATGATTACAATACCTCCTGAGAAACCAAGCTTCTAGCAGAAACTGATGCATCACATTCTGGAGTTTCCTCAGAAGATCTCTCTTTACTTGCTTTCTTGTTTCTTGAGAAAAGAAACTTTGAGACTTTACCTTTCAGAGACCATTTCAAGCTTTTTGACTTAGTCAACTCTTCAGGGAGAGATTTTGATCTCATAAGGCTATTAAATGGCTTTAAATTCCCATCCTCTCTACTGGAATCATCACCAGCTAAGCAAGATGGATACACTCTAACATCATGTTCTTCATAACAATCATTTGCTTCTTCTTTATCTTCAGTTCTAAGATCAGTCATTGAATCTGAAAGTGCAAGCATCTCACCTAAAGAAATATTAGCCCCTTTCTTCTGAATAACTTCAACCTCCTCCTGCAAGTTCTCATTCGATGCTGCCATCAATGCCCATCTTTCTGAAAGCCGTTTCTTAGCCTCTCTGCAAACTGATGACGACTCTGGAGAACCTGAGGCTCTGCTAAAAGGCGAAGAAGAAAATGGGCTGTTCGTATATTCCCATGAATGCCTAGAAACCGGTGATATGATCTCAGAATCTGCGTAGTAACTATCATCGCCTACATAGCCGTTGGAGAAGACAGAAGAATGTGAAGTATCTTCCTTGAGAATCTGTCTCTTCACTCTCCTAGCCACATCTTTTATCTCCTCATAGTCATCCACAGGTAAACCATCTCTTGGAGAGGCTGGACATGAAGAAGCCTTTCCCACATGGCCATTAGGTTTCAGTACAACTTTTCTACTAGTTTGCTTTGTCGGATTATATTCATCTTCACCAGGCCATTTGAACAAACGAATACCCTTTTCAACAGGAGACTCAATGCTCTTTGAAGGCTTCAGAATAGTGATACGCTTAGGCGACTTCTCCGGAGTTGGTGGCGCTGTGGAGGACTGGAGGTGATGAGAGAAGAAGTTATTCGACTCCTGCAAAAACTCGAGGAACAACTCCTTGTTTGAACTCAAAACTTCCATAGCTTCTTGGAACTCTTTGGAATGTCGTAGCTTATCGTCTGTAACTAAACGTTTAGCCTCCAAGAACTTCTCACGGACAATGTCCATCTTCTTTTTGCTTAAACCCTCCACTGGTTTCTCCCAAATCTCATAGACATTTTTACACTCCCCGTGACTTAACGACCTCTTTAGCCGAGGTTTAGAGTTGTTACTCCTTGGAACTATAGCATCCGGTTGTGTCTGAGGGAAAGAATCAAGACCCATCAACTTGGCAACCAAGTTTGTGGAACCGAGATTAAGTTCCATATCTTTGGACATCTCCTCAGCTAGTAGCATCTTCATCGGAGTTCCATTGACTCCAACCGTAAAACCATTCCTCACAACTTTATATTCTATCTCATCAAACTGTTTACTCTTTATAAACCCTGTGAAACCATCATCCTCATGCCTTAAAAGACTTATAACTTAGAAAAAATAAAAAAAAAAGGATAACAGAGAAAAGCCTAACCATCTTCGTCAAAGTAGGGTTTATTATCGAGCAGTTTCTTCCCACTACCAACTGTTCCGAAATCGAACAGGTTTACCATACGACCTAAACATCCTTGAACCTGATGAACGTTTCTTCTTCGATTCCGGTTCATTTTCAAAGGCTGAAACATCACCAATTATTAAAGCTAACAAAATGGTTAAAAGAAAACTTTATCAAGCAAAATTGAAGAAGAAGAACCAAAGACTAAAATTTGCAAAGATTTGGGCCTTCAAAGAGATTATTAAGGGAAACAAAAATCTTGGGAACTAAGAGCGAAGCATTTACTAGCCGAACAATCACATTAGATAGAGATAACTTCAAAACGCGATTACAAACGCAGCTACTGCGTAGCCGACACTATAAAAGGTGAAATGAACAGAGTTATAGTCTAGAGAAAATTAAAAAAAAAGGCGAAATCACACGGGAGAACGTTAAAAAGGGGGACGAGATAAGCAAAAGAAAAAGGCGAAATTTCAGGAAAAAGAAAATAGTTTGCTTCCTGAAACAGCGGCGTTTCAACAGACAAAGACAGTATATTACAGAGAAAAGACAAATACCTGTCTGCCGGAACCGGCATTATCCGGTGACCGGAGTTTAAATGAACAAGCTTTGTTGCCGGAGTTTTGGCATGCGCAATAATAAAGATATAAGCTTTTCCGCCGGAATTTTGATTAAGATGGAAGCTTTTGCTCCGCTGTTAAGACTGACTTCCGAGTCAAACACCGACGCGAAACGCGAAACGCGAAACGCGTAGATTAAATGCGATTAAATAGAAGGCTACAGGTACGGAAGTGGCTGATATAAAACGAGAGTGATGTGTTGTCCACGGATAATGGAGCAGGTTACGACTTTGGACCAACTAACCCGAGTTTGGTTTCTTCTTCGACGCGTTTCTTTTATTATTACAAGCTTGTTATGTAGTAGTAATGTAGTATTAATGAATGATTATTGTCGGATCATTATTAATATTTGAATGATTATTAACATAAAAGTATGGCCAAATCTCTAAAATAGCATCTTTCTA is a genomic window containing:
- the LOC106306874 gene encoding uncharacterized protein LOC106306874 isoform X1; protein product: MFQPLKMNRNRRRNVHQVQGCLGRMVNLFDFGTVGSGKKLLDNKPYFDEDGFIKSKQFDEIEYKVVRNGFTVGVNGTPMKMLLAEEMSKDMELNLGSTNLVAKLMGLDSFPQTQPDAIVPRSNNSKPRLKRSLSHGECKNVYEIWEKPVEGLSKKKMDIVREKFLEAKRLVTDDKLRHSKEFQEAMEVLSSNKELFLEFLQESNNFFSHHLQSSTAPPTPEKSPKRITILKPSKSIESPVEKGIRLFKWPGEDEYNPTKQTSRKVVLKPNGHVGKASSCPASPRDGLPVDDYEEIKDVARRVKRQILKEDTSHSSVFSNGYVGDDSYYADSEIISPVSRHSWEYTNSPFSSSPFSRASGSPESSSVCREAKKRLSERWALMAASNENLQEEVEVIQKKGANISLGEMLALSDSMTDLRTEDKEEANDCYEEHDVRVYPSCLAGDDSSREDGNLKPFNSLMRSKSLPEELTKSKSLKWSLKGKVSKFLFSRNKKASKERSSEETPECDASVSARSLVSQEAGLSIARSATFGNSREWRDEPSPVSVLETSFDEDDGIFFNSSVLNRSSSSSLEPEMMMSMRSNLLGKSPSIGRSFSFDDSAVSRCYSSKRSTLSTREEEEEDLRLLVNALLSAADLDEESESLSSYLLSKWHSVESPLDPSLRGIYANSAEHQRLGTNVKQLVFDLVNTLLLELTPSYLGPRGLKILSGKTLGAYAINRMQECLKGNGRVVDRWWDEDGDLSSLAVNRVVRMEVAEIGSPESLRLEMDSMGEEVEFKLLEELVEEFLMDFSEQSKFFISSIC
- the LOC106306874 gene encoding uncharacterized protein LOC106306874 isoform X2, producing MNRNRRRNVHQVQGCLGRMVNLFDFGTVGSGKKLLDNKPYFDEDGFIKSKQFDEIEYKVVRNGFTVGVNGTPMKMLLAEEMSKDMELNLGSTNLVAKLMGLDSFPQTQPDAIVPRSNNSKPRLKRSLSHGECKNVYEIWEKPVEGLSKKKMDIVREKFLEAKRLVTDDKLRHSKEFQEAMEVLSSNKELFLEFLQESNNFFSHHLQSSTAPPTPEKSPKRITILKPSKSIESPVEKGIRLFKWPGEDEYNPTKQTSRKVVLKPNGHVGKASSCPASPRDGLPVDDYEEIKDVARRVKRQILKEDTSHSSVFSNGYVGDDSYYADSEIISPVSRHSWEYTNSPFSSSPFSRASGSPESSSVCREAKKRLSERWALMAASNENLQEEVEVIQKKGANISLGEMLALSDSMTDLRTEDKEEANDCYEEHDVRVYPSCLAGDDSSREDGNLKPFNSLMRSKSLPEELTKSKSLKWSLKGKVSKFLFSRNKKASKERSSEETPECDASVSARSLVSQEAGLSIARSATFGNSREWRDEPSPVSVLETSFDEDDGIFFNSSVLNRSSSSSLEPEMMMSMRSNLLGKSPSIGRSFSFDDSAVSRCYSSKRSTLSTREEEEEDLRLLVNALLSAADLDEESESLSSYLLSKWHSVESPLDPSLRGIYANSAEHQRLGTNVKQLVFDLVNTLLLELTPSYLGPRGLKILSGKTLGAYAINRMQECLKGNGRVVDRWWDEDGDLSSLAVNRVVRMEVAEIGSPESLRLEMDSMGEEVEFKLLEELVEEFLMDFSEQSKFFISSIC